AAATTAGTTTGGATTTAAAAGAAAATGCTAATTTTCAAGATAAAGTGCTTTTTTTGCAGGAGTCAGAAATTTATTCTCTTATAATGTTTGACAATGTAGTTATTGATATTAAGTTGGCTCCAAAGATTGCTTTTGAAGTTGTAGAGGTTGAGGCAGCTGTTAAAGGTGACACTGTAACAAATGCAATGAAAAATATTACTCTTAATACAGGGCTTATAATAAAAGCACCGCTTTTTATTAACGTTGGAGATAAAGTTTTAGTTAATTCTGAAACTAAAGAGTATGCAGAGCGAATTAAAAATTAAATCAATACTGTTTTTTTGTTATGTTGTTTGTTCTTGCGAAATAAATTATCCAGAGATAAAAGAACTTGATTATAAGGTGAATTATTATTTTACTGAGGATCGTTTAGATTATTTTATGAGTTTTGATTTTGCAATTAAAGTTCTAAATCCAAAAGATGTTTTTAAATTATCAATAGAGAATAAGGATACCAGTGAGTTTATTCAAGTGATTGATAATAATCATAGCTCTTTTTTTATTGATTCTAGTCTTGGTAAGGATATTTTATATTGTAGGGATTTGAGGTTTAATTTTTTTGATAAAACTTTTGAAGATTTTACATCATGCGTGCGTATTTTTGATAAGGGTATGAGGGTGTACAATAGAGAACTTGTTATTTCTTTAGGTATGTCAAAATATGATTTAGATGATGTGCACAATTATGTATATAAGTCTAAAGATATGACAATGTTAAATAAATTAAGCAATTCTAAGGTATTTTTTGTTAAAACTTTTAAAGATAAGTTATATCCTGTTTCTTCAGTTGTTAAAATTGACTCAATAGATACCTTGGAGATTGATAAAACATTGGATAATTATATAAGCTTTTATTATGTAGAAAAAAATTCAAATCTTTTTTTTAAGGTCAATTAAAAAAATCAAATTGGGCCCACCAGGACTTGAACCTGGGACCTACCGATTATGAGTCGGGTGCTCTAACCAACTGAGCTATGGGCCCTTAGCTTTAATTTATTATATTTATTTTTTATTCATTGTCAAGTTCATTTTGAATAGCTTCTATTTTAGAAGTTAGTGCATCTAGTTTGTTGTTAATTTTATCTTTTTCTTTTATTAGAACTTGCATTTTTTTTTGAATGTTTTTTATTTCTTCTTGTTTTGTTATTTTTATTAAATCACTACTTAAGTTTAATATTTTTTGGTTTGTTTTTTCTATTTTTTGGGCTATTGAGCTGATTGCGTTGGGTTTAGCTGTGATTTTATCTTTTTTTGTAGTTTCAATAAATTCTTCAGCAATTTTTTTTAAAATATTTTCTTTGTTTTTTATAATGACATTGATTTCGTTTTTTATTTGATTCTTTTTGTATATTTTTTCTTTTTTGCTTGTATATATTATTTGCTTTATTTCTTCTTTTATGCTTTTTATATTTGTTTTGATTTCATTTATTATTTTAAACTCTTTAATAATTGCATTGTTTAATTTTTTATCTAATGAAAATTCATTTATTATGTTTTCAAAGTTTTCAGAAGGGTAATATTTTATTAATATTTGTTTTTCGAATTCTTTTGATATTTTACATACATTTACCATATTTATAATATTGTTTATTGCTGAGTTGACTTTAAGTATTATTCTTTGTAAAGAATTTTTTGTTTTATAATCACTTGCTAATTCTATTTTTTTATATTTTTCAATTTTCAATTTAGAAAAATTCATATTGTATTTCGATATTAATTCTAGATTTTGAGGATAAATTTTGATTATTGTTTTAGCAATTTCTTTAAGGTTTTTTTTATATAATTTACTAACAGATTTATATTCTGTTTTAAGAATATAAATTTTTTTGTTTAAATTTTTTAATATGTTTTCATTTTCTTCTGATTTGCTTAAATTGCTTTTCATTTGGTACAATTCTTTTTCTGCTAATTTTAAATTAGGATAGTGTTTTAAATTTTTTAATTCTACCACATTATTATTTTTCAATACTTTTCCAAGTTCAATTAAACTTTTTTCTTTTTCTAGTTTTAACAAGCTGATTTCGGATTTGATTTTTTTTATCATGGGAACTCTGGTTTTATTTTATGCTCTGTCAACTTTTTTTTCAAGCTCAAATTTAGATATTTTGTAATAAATTTTTCGTCCATGAGGGCAATGTTTAATTTCTAGTTTAAAAAATTCATTTATTAAATATTTGCTAAATTCAACGCTTAATATGTCATTTGTTTTAACGGCCTTTCTACAGGCAATAGTTGCATATAAATCAGATTCAAGAGAATTTATTGTTCTACTTCTTCTTGATTGAAAAAAGTTAATAAGAGTATTTTCATATTGATTGCAAATATTAGGAATAGATTCAAGTTGATATTTTTCAGAGCCTATTTTAGAGATTATAATGTCCATTTTTTTATATTCTTCGATTTCACTATCTATAATTTTTTCTATGTTTTTATCAACTATTGTGAATTCAATTGGTATTAGAAGCTTTTGAATAGTTTTTTTTGAATTTCTAAGTTTTTCATATATTATTTTTTCGTGAACTGCGTGTTGGTCTATGAAGTAAATTTCATTTGCTTTTTCAACGATTAAAAATTCAGAGAATATTTGTCCTATATAGTTAAATTTTATATCTTCTTCTTCATTTTTGTTTGGTGGTTCTTCAAATTCTAAAAAGCTGTCAGAGAAAATGTTTGTGATGTTTTCCTTAAGTGATGGTCT
This portion of the Borreliella afzelii genome encodes:
- the efp gene encoding elongation factor P, whose product is MAVVRSSEIEKGSFLLIKGAPHIVLEREFSKTGRGGAIVRLKLKNLKNKFVIRETLKGADTAEAIEIYEASVQYLYKDKDVLVFMDLETYDQISLDLKENANFQDKVLFLQESEIYSLIMFDNVVIDIKLAPKIAFEVVEVEAAVKGDTVTNAMKNITLNTGLIIKAPLFINVGDKVLVNSETKEYAERIKN